AAGTGGAATTATCCATATTGCTATCTTTCAACGACACGGTGCTTGAGAAAGTGCTGGCTGCTGAGATGAGGTAAGTTTGAGATGGCAGAGAAGAGGGTCTATGAGCGAACTGCACTATGTGTATATAGCCCGTTGTGCCAACGGTTCCCTTTACACAGGCTATAGCAAGAATGTAGAGCAGCGAATTGCGGCTCATAATGCTGGCAAGGGGGGACGCTACACCAGAGCCAACCGCCCCGTAGAACTGCTCGTCTGTTGGCCCTTCCGGAGTAAAACAGAGGCATTGAAGACGGAATATGCAATTAAACAGCTGCCCCGCCAAACAAAGCTCGCTTTAGCAGCAGGTAGGTATGCTCCTGAGTGGTTAGATGCTTTCCTGAGATAAGCGAGGGTATCAGAGCGATCGCGCCCAAAACAAAACACAATGTCTTTCAGAATAGAAGCTTCAAAATCCATGACAGGGAGAAGCTCTTTGGTCTGTAACTAGGATATCTTTTTGGGCAGAGTTCATTTGCAAAGTTCAAGCCTGGTAAGTCTTCTGGGTATCTCAATTGCGATCGCTACTGATACCATAGAGATAGAGTTGTCTCAAATGTTGATGTTGGATAATGGCAGGAAATGCTTGACCAGGTGGAAGAAGATAGGCGATCGAACTTGCTATCTGCTAACTTATCTTATCGTAACCATTTGATATTTGATATTTGACCATTATCTTATTTTATTTGAATCGCTTATATGAAATTGCGGCTTGATTCTTGGAAAGCCTTACACAGCAATATATTCACGTGTCAAGCTTAAATAAGCTAAGAAACATACATCAAAATTCCTCATAATTTGAATTCCTTATCATTCACATCCCTATGAAATAAAAGAATTCACATATGTCTGAT
This region of Trichocoleus desertorum NBK24 genomic DNA includes:
- a CDS encoding GIY-YIG nuclease family protein, which produces MSELHYVYIARCANGSLYTGYSKNVEQRIAAHNAGKGGRYTRANRPVELLVCWPFRSKTEALKTEYAIKQLPRQTKLALAAGRYAPEWLDAFLR